The region CAGGTCGATCACGGCCCGCTGGCTGCGGCGCAGTTCCTGCGTGCGGACCTGCACGAGCGCCTCGAGTTCGTCGTTGCGCTGGCGGTGCAGCCGGGCCTCGTGCCGGGTGGCGTCCAGGGCCACGCGGGCCTGCGCGGCGCGGGCGCGTTCCTGCCGGTGGGCGTGGCGGGTGTGGGCGTCCAGCTGGTGGTACGCGCGGTGGTGCGTCAGGGCGCCGGGGTAGTCGCCCAGCTGCGCGCAGACGTCACTGGCGACCAGGTGCAGCGCGGCGTGCTCGTGCGGGTGGGCGGGCGCGGCGGGGTCGCGCAGCGCGGCCTGCACGGTGGCCTGCGCCTGCGCGGCCCGCCCGAGGTCCAGCGCGGCGCGGGCCTGCGCCGCCTGGGCGCGCAGCGCGGCGCGGATCTGGCCGCTGGCGCGCAGCAGCGGTTCGGCCTCGCGCGCGGCGTGCAGGGCTGCCGCGGGCTGCTGCTGGTGCAGGTACAGCTGCGCCAGGGCCGCCCAGCTCTCGCCGCCGAGCGGTTCGAGGGGCGCCAGCGCGGCGAGTTCCTGCGCGCGGCGGGTCAGGCTGGCGGGCTGCTCGTGCCGCGGGAGGTCCAGTTCGCTCAGGGTCAGGCGGACCAGGGTGCGGGTCAGGTCGGGGTGGCGGTGGGCGCGGCGCAGGTGCAGGCTGGCGCGCAGCGTGTCGCACGCGGCGTGCGCTTCGCCCTGCGCGGCGTGCAGCGTGGCGAGGTCGTCCAGCAGGTCGAGTTGCAGGGTCAGGTCGTCCGCGTCCCGCGCGAGGCGCAGCGCGAGCGCGAGGTACTCCTGCGCCTCGGTGTCGTTGGCGAGGTTCAGGTGCGCGCAGGCCGCCTCACGCCACGCGCGGGCCTGCGCGTGCGGGTCGTGCCCCAGGTACGCGACGCTCTCGAGGAGCACGCCCAGCGCCTCGCGGGGGCGGCCCAGGCGGTTCAGGGCGGTTCCCTGACCGTACAGGGCCGCGGCCAGCCGGTGGTCGTCCCCCTGGTGGCGGGCGTGGTCGGCGCGGCCGTGCGCGTCGTGCAGCGCGGCCTCCCAGCGTTGCCGGTCCGCGCGGCTCAGGGCGTCCGGGGTGGCGCAGGGAAGGCTGGTCCAGGTCATGCCTGCGTCATCACATCACCCGCAGGGCGAAAACGCATTCACCTGACAGGTGGCCCCCCGCCGGGTGGGGCCCCGGTCCGCGCTCAGGTGAGCTGCTCGCGCAGCCACAGCATCAGCGCCTCGGCGCTGGCGGGGTTGGTGGCCAGCGGGATGTCGTGCACGTCGCACAGGCGCACCAGGGCGCTCACGTCCGGTTCGTGCGGCTGGGCGGTCAGGGGATCGCGGAAGAAGAACACCGCCAGCACGCGTTCCTCGGCCAGCCGGGCGCCGATCTGCTGGTCGCCGCCCAGCGGGCCGGACAGGACGCGTTCGACGCTCAGGCCGGTCTGTTTTTCCAGGATGCCGCCCGTCGTGCCGGTGGCGACCAGATGAAACTGGCCCAGCACGGCGCGGTGGTTCAGCGCGAACAGGGCCAGTTCGAGTTTCTTCTTGTCGTGGGCGATCAGTGCCACCTGACGGCTGGGGTTGGGGGCCATGCGCTGCATTGTCTCACGCGGGCCGCAACGGCCGGACCGGGGCAGTTCAGGCAGCGCCCTCGATCCGGATGCGGCGGTAACGGGCCTGCACGACGCACCACACGCCGTAGCACAGGGTGCCCAGGGCCACGGCGCCCAGCAGCAGGTTCCCGCTGGGCTGGGTGCGCAGCCACGTCAGGGCCTCGCCGATGCCGACCGTCTCGCTGGCCTTGCGGTGCCACGCGGCCAGCAGCGCGAACACGCCCATGATGACCATCAGCACCCCGCGCGACGCGATGCCGACCTGACCGATGCGTTTCAGGAGGTCGCAGGTGCGCGCGGGCAGGTCGGTGAAGGTCACGCGTTTCATGAACTTCGCGCCGTAGGCGACGTACAGCTGATTGGCGGCGACGGCCAGCAGGATCAGGCCGCCCAGCGCCAGCCACAGCTGCCCGCCGGGGAGGTTCAGGACGGTCCCCGCCACCTGATCCTCGCTGTTCTGCGAGCGGGCGGCGTTCCCGGCCAGCGCCAGCCGCGCGGTGAAGACCGCCAGACCCAGGTTCGCCACGCCGCTGAAGGCGTACCCGGCGCGCTTGACGACGCCCTTGGCCTCGTGCCCCTGGTCCTCGGGGTCCAGCGCGGCGCGGATCAGCTGCCACAGCGCGTACCCGATCAGGCCCAGCGTGAGCAGCCAGATCAGCAGCGTGCCCGCCGGGAGGTCCTGCAACCGCAGCAGGGCGCCCTTGGTGTCGGTGGTCGCCCCGCCGCGTCCCAGGGCGACGCTCAGGGCCAGCAGGCCGACCGTGCCGTACACGACGCCCTTGCTGGCGTACCCGAAGCGGGCCAGGGCTTCGAGCCAGGGCGCGGCGTGGTGGGTGGCGCGCGCGGCGGCCTGCTGCGCGCCTTCCACGCCGCCTTTGAGAGTGCTGGCCGTCTGCTGGCCCATCTGCTTGAGGTCTGCCATGAGACCATCAGTCTGCATGTGCCCTGCCGCGCGCGGTTGGGGAGGCTGTTCAGGCGTCTTGAACTGGCCTGGGGAATTCCTTTACCTCTGGGCGAATCACTCGCCGGGCAGTTCGTCCTCGAAGGCGCTGACGTCGTCCAGGTAGTCGGTGATCCAGGCTTTCAGGGTGGCCTGCGTGAAGCCGCCGCGGATGGCCAGGGTGCTGTCCAGATAGTAGCTGCCCTCGTAGGCGTACGCCTGGGTGTAGTAGTTGCTGTTCCACTCGTTCACGACGTCCAGGTCGAGGTCCTCGGCGTCGCTGTAGTCCCAGGAGGTGCTGGCGGTCGCGCGGCTGCACACGCCGTTCTTGCATCCGCTGAGCCACACCTGCACCTCGTGCCCGCCGCTGGTGAAGGTCATGGTGGGATCGCGGTCGGCCTGGGCGGGTTCCATGGTGACCCTGTACCCGGCGGCCTTCAGGGCGGCCATGACGGCGGCGGGCGTGCCGGGCTGCACCTGCGTGACGGGCGCGGCGGCGCCCCCGGCCACGGCGGGCGCGGCGAGGGAGAGGAGGAGGGTGGCGGCCAGCAGGGTGCGGGTCATGCCTCAGCGTACGCTGCCGGGCGCGGGGGCGTCCGGGCAGATGAGGCGACTGCACCCGGTTCAAGTCTCTCCCCGCAACAACTCATGCTTTTCATGGTTGCCGTATGTCAACGTGAGGAGCATGACCGCGTCCAGCACCCCCTCCCCCACCCCGCGCCGCCGCCGCACCTTCGGGGTGTACATCGGCCGCTTCGAACCTCCCCACGCCGCGCACCTCGCCGTGATGCTCGAAGCGCTCCAGAGCGTGCAGAAACTCATCGTGGTCATCGGCAGCGCCCGCGCAGCGCGCAACATCAAGAACCCCTTCACCGCAGAGGAACGCCAGGACCTCATCAGCCGCATGCTCCAGGACGCGGGCATCCCGAAACCCCGCGTGCTGTTCGTGCACGTCCGCGACTACCACTACAACGAGGCCCTGTGGCTCAGTGAGGTCCAGGCCGGGGTGACCGCCCACACGCGCGGCAGCAGCGACGTCGCCCTCATCGGCCACATCAAGGACGAGAGCAGCTACTACCTGCGCTCCTTCCCCGCCTGGGAATTCATCCCCACCCACGTCGTCAGCGACCTCAGCGCCACCGACGTCCGCCGCGCCTACTTCGAAGGCCACCCCGACACCGTGCAGGGCATGGTTCCCCCCGCCGTCCACGCCTTCCTGACCACCTTCCAGACCACCCCCGACTACCGCGACCTGCGCGACGAATACGAGTATCTCGCCCGCTACCGCGCCGCCTGGAAGGACGCCCCCCACCCCCCCATCTTCGTCACGACCGACGCCGTCATCACCCGCAGCGGCCACGTCCTCCTCGTCCGGCGCGGCGGCCTGCCCGGCCGGGGGCGCCTCGCCATGCCCGGCGGGTTCCTCGAACAGAAAGAAACCCTCCTCGACTGCTGCGTCCGCGAGGTACAGGAGGAAACCGGCCTGGGCATCGGCCTCGACCTGAAAGCCGCGCTGCGCGCCCAGGCGGTCTTCGACTACCCCGACCGCAGCCTGCGCGGCCGCACCATCACCCACGCCTTCCACTTCGACCTCGGCATCGGGCAGCTCCCACGCCTCAGCGGCGGCAGCGACGCCAGCGAGGCCCTCTGGATGCCCCTGAGTGACATCCTGGCCAGCCCCGAACTGTTCTTCGAGGACCACCACGCCATCATCGAACACTTCGTCATGCGCGGGTAGGCGAACCTGCGGCGCGGCACCCGGCGCGGACCTGGCATGCTGAAGCGGATGATCGGGACGCCCAGGTGACGCCGGACAAGCCGTACTACGTGTATGCCCTCAAGGACCCGCGCCAGCATCCGGCGCGGCCCTTCTACATCGGCAAGGGCACGGGCACGCGCGCCCACGATCACCTGATCCGCCCGGACTACACCCCCAAGGGCGACCGCATCCGCGAGATCGAAGGAGCGGGCGCGCAGGTCCTCGTGAGCTATCTGGTGGAGCACCTGACCGAACCCGAGGCGCTGCGGCTGGAGGCGGAACTCATCGCGGCGTTCGGCACGCAGGCCAGCGGCGGCCTCCTGACGAACACCGTGCTGCCCTCGGGTCTGGGCGGCAAGGCGCGGCCCGGCCTGACCGTGCCTGCCGGGGCGCCAGAGAAGGCGCAGATGGGCCTCACGCTGCTCAAGGACGCCGTGCTGGAATTCGCGCAGGCCAACCCCGGCGGCGTGAAGAACGCCGAGGTGGCCAGCCTGCTGGGCCTGCGCAGCGACTACGGGGGCGGCTCGAAGGATTACCTCTCGTACAGCCTGCTGGGGCTGCTGATGCGCGAAGGAAAGATCGGACGCAGCGGCAAGGGACGGCACGTGGCGCAGGTGAAGTGACCGTAGCAAACGCACCCCACACCGGAGTGCGGGGCGCGCGGAGCGGGTGTGGGTTCAGCCCTTGACGGACCCGGCGAGCAGACCGCGCACGAAGTAACGGCCGAGCAGGATGTACACGAGCAGGGTGGGAAGCGCGGCGAGGATCGCGCCCGCCATGGGCAGGTTCCAGCTGACGGCCTGTCCACCCGCGAGCTGGGACAGGGCGTACGTGACGGGCTGGCTGGTGGTGTTGGTCAGGGTGGCGGCGAACAGGAATTCGTTCCAGACCTGCGTGAACTGCCAGATGATCACGACGACGAAGCCGGGGATGCTGATCGGGAAGATGACCCGGCCGTAGATCTGCCAGAAGCCCGCGCCGTCGATGGTGGCGGCCTCGATCAGGGCGTCGGGCACGTCGGCGTAGAAGTTGCGGAAGATCAGGGTCGTGATGGGAATGCCGTACACGACGTGCGCCAGGATCAGGCCCCAGATGCTGCCGTACAGGCCGAGGCTCTTGATGAACTGGAACAGCGGGATCAGCACGGCCTGGTACGGGATGAACATCCCGAAGAGCATCAGCGCGAACAGGGTGTTGGCCCCGCGGAACTTCCATTTGCTCAGGGCGTATCCGTTCAGGCTGCCCAGCAGGGCGCTGAACAGGGTGGCGGTGACGGCCAGGAACAGGCTGTTCAGAACGTTGCCGCCGATCTTGCTCCAGGCGTCGCTGAAGCTCGCCCAGTTCAGCGCGGCGGGCCAGTGCCAGGTGGTGGAGAGGTTGATGGCGTCCGGGCTTTTCAGCGCGGTAGCGACGAGCAGGTACACCGGCACCAGGAAGAACAGCGCGGCCAGCACGAGCAGGGCGTACATGACGACGCGACCGGGCTTGATGGGGCGGCGGGGCGCGGCGGTCGCGGCGGGGGTGGTCACGGGGGCGTTCGCGGTCATGCGTGGCCCTCCTCGGTGCGGAACTGGGAGCTGAGGTACGGGACGATCACGAACGCCACGAGGATCAGCAGGATGGTGCCGATCGCGGCGCCCAGCGCGAACTGGTTCTGCCGGAAGCTGGTGAGGTACATGTTCAGCGCGGGCACGCTGGTGTTGATGTTGTCCGGGCCCGCCATGGCGTACACGAGGTCGAAGATCTTCAGGCTGATGTGACCCAGGACGATCATGGCGCTCAGGGTGATGGGGGCCAGCAGCGGGAAGATGACGTGCTGGTACATGCCGATGTCGTTCGCGCCGTCGACCTTGGCGGCCTCGCGCAGTTCCTCGGGAATGCCGCGCAGACCGGCGAGGTACAGGGCCATGGTGTAGCCGCTCATCTGCCACACGGCGGCGATGATGATGCCGATCAATGCGAAGTTGAAGCCGTGCAGTTCAGGGGCGGGCAGCATCTTGATGTTCGGCCCGATGAGAAGGGCCCACAGGAACAGCAGCGCGGCGCATGCGCCCGCGACCAGGGTGCGGGTGCGGTCCCCGCTGCGGGCGGCGCGCACGGCCATGACGACCAGAACGAGGCCCACGACGCTGGCGGTCAGCAGCGGCAGCTTGTTCCAGTCGAATTTCCAGATGGCGTCGGTGCTGCTCAGCCACGCGAAGGTGCTGGGCGGCGCGCCGAACAGGGTGGGCGCCTGGTTCAGGCCGCCCTGGGGTTGCAGCATCCAGCGCCAGATGGTGCCGGTCACGATGAACGACAGGCTCATGGGGAACAGGAAGATGGTGCGCCACAGTCCTTCCCCGCGGGGGTTGCGGTCCAGGATCAGGGCGAGGCCCAGGCCCAGGCCCAGGCAGCCCAGGATGAAGAACAGCGTGAAGAAGATGGTGCTGACGAGTTCCTGCCGGAAGCGCCCCTGGAGGAATCCGGTGAACAGGTCCTGGTAGTTGGCGAAGCCCGTGAAGCGGATGATCGGGTTCAGCGCCAGGGCCTGGGCGGGGTCGTTGCCCCAGTCGGTCATGCTGACGTACACGCTGCGCGCGATGAAACCGTACACGAACACCGCGATCAGGATGATGCTGGGCGTCAGAACGGCGATGGACCACAGGCGGTCTTTACTCAGGCCTTTCATGCGGGCCTCCTTTCAGTGGGAAGTGGGATGTGGGTTGTGGGGCGTGGGGAAACGGCACCCACAACCCACAACCCACACCCGACGACCGGGGTTTACTTGCTGATGCCGGCGCGCACGGCCAGCTGCTGCGCGGCGGCGGCCGCGGCGGCGCTGTTCTTGCTGGCGACGAACTGGTCGATGATCGCGCCGAAGGCGCTGGTGAAGCTCTCGGGGGCGACGGCGCCGTGCACCATGCTGCCCACGATCTTGTTGCTCTTCCAGTCGGCGGCGGCGCTCTTGCTGTACGTGTTGTACTTGCTCAGGTCGCTGTCGGTGCGGGCGGCGATGGAGCCCTTGAGGGGGTTGAAGGCGTCCTGGCCGGCCTTGCTGCCCAGGACTTTCAGCCAGTTGATGGCCTCGGCGCGGTCCTTGGCGCCCTTGGGCAGCCCGAAGGAGTCGGCGAGCATCACGAAGGTCTTGGTGGTGCCGGGGGCGGGGGCCCAGCCGAAGCCGGTGTTCGGGGCGAGTTTCTTGGTGGTGGTGAAGTACCCAGCGGCCCAGTCGCCCATGACGTTGAAGGCGCTGGTGCCGTCGATGATGCGGTCACTGGCCTGCTGCCAGCTGAGGCCCGAGGCGTCCTTGTTGGCGCAGTCCATGACCTTGCCGAAGGTGGTGAACGCCCCCACGACCTTGGGATCGGTGAACTTCAGCTTGCCGGCCCACAGGTTCTCCCAGTTGGCGGAGCCGAGGGTGCCGATCATGACGCTCTCCCAGAGGTGCTGCTGGGTCCAGTTCTCCCCGACGACCAGCGGCGCGGCGACGCCCTTGGCTTTCAGGGTGGAGCAGGTCTTGAGGAATTCGGGCCAGGTCTTGGGTGCGGTGACGCCCCAGGCCTTGAGTTTGGCGGGGTTGTACCACATGACGTTGCTGCGGTGCACGTTCACGGGCACGCTCCAGGGCTTGCCGCCCTGGCTGATCAGCTTGACGAGGTCCTTGGGGAAGACCTTGTCCCAGCCTTCGCTCTTGAAGAGGCTGCTGAGGTCTTCCATGCGCCCGGCGACGACCCAGGTGCCGATGAGTTCCTGACCGGCGTGCGCCTGGAAGGAGTCGGGGGGCGTGCCGCCCAGCATGCGGGTCTTCAGGACGGCCTTGGCGTTCGTGCCGGCGCCGCCGGAGACGGTGGCGTTGTCCACGGTCACGGCGGGGTACTTCTGCTTGTACAGCTTGATCAGGGCTTCCAGGGCGGGACCCTCGTCGCCGGACCACCAGGAGAAGATCTCCAGTTTGCCAGCGGCAGAGGCGCTGGTGGTGACGGCGAGGGCGGCGGCGAGCAGCAGTGCTTTTTTCATGGTGTTCCTCCGTGTGAAACGGGTGCGTTCAGGGTGGGGGTCGGCCGGGGGGCCGGGGGTGGGGCGCGGCTGCCCGCGAGGTCACGGGCGTTCTGGTTCATGCGGGCGATGCCGTACAGGTGCGGCAGGCCCCGTGGGGTGAAGAGGGAATCGAGCATCATGGCCCCGGCGCCCATCACGCCGGCGTCCTGACCCAGGGTGCCCAGGTCGATGCGGGTGCGGTCGGCGTTGATGCGCATGGTGCGGCTCTGGGCGCTGACGCGGATGGCGCGCAGCAGCACGTCGCCTGCCTGCGCCAGCCGCCCGCCGATGATCACGGCGGCCGGGTTGAAGAGGTTCAGGGTGGTGCTGATCGCCACGCCCAGGTGGTGCCCGGCTTCCTCC is a window of Deinococcus grandis DNA encoding:
- a CDS encoding carbohydrate ABC transporter permease, giving the protein MKGLSKDRLWSIAVLTPSIILIAVFVYGFIARSVYVSMTDWGNDPAQALALNPIIRFTGFANYQDLFTGFLQGRFRQELVSTIFFTLFFILGCLGLGLGLALILDRNPRGEGLWRTIFLFPMSLSFIVTGTIWRWMLQPQGGLNQAPTLFGAPPSTFAWLSSTDAIWKFDWNKLPLLTASVVGLVLVVMAVRAARSGDRTRTLVAGACAALLFLWALLIGPNIKMLPAPELHGFNFALIGIIIAAVWQMSGYTMALYLAGLRGIPEELREAAKVDGANDIGMYQHVIFPLLAPITLSAMIVLGHISLKIFDLVYAMAGPDNINTSVPALNMYLTSFRQNQFALGAAIGTILLILVAFVIVPYLSSQFRTEEGHA
- a CDS encoding ABC transporter substrate-binding protein, which translates into the protein MKKALLLAAALAVTTSASAAGKLEIFSWWSGDEGPALEALIKLYKQKYPAVTVDNATVSGGAGTNAKAVLKTRMLGGTPPDSFQAHAGQELIGTWVVAGRMEDLSSLFKSEGWDKVFPKDLVKLISQGGKPWSVPVNVHRSNVMWYNPAKLKAWGVTAPKTWPEFLKTCSTLKAKGVAAPLVVGENWTQQHLWESVMIGTLGSANWENLWAGKLKFTDPKVVGAFTTFGKVMDCANKDASGLSWQQASDRIIDGTSAFNVMGDWAAGYFTTTKKLAPNTGFGWAPAPGTTKTFVMLADSFGLPKGAKDRAEAINWLKVLGSKAGQDAFNPLKGSIAARTDSDLSKYNTYSKSAAADWKSNKIVGSMVHGAVAPESFTSAFGAIIDQFVASKNSAAAAAAAQQLAVRAGISK
- a CDS encoding YbjN domain-containing protein codes for the protein MTRTLLAATLLLSLAAPAVAGGAAAPVTQVQPGTPAAVMAALKAAGYRVTMEPAQADRDPTMTFTSGGHEVQVWLSGCKNGVCSRATASTSWDYSDAEDLDLDVVNEWNSNYYTQAYAYEGSYYLDSTLAIRGGFTQATLKAWITDYLDDVSAFEDELPGE
- a CDS encoding DUF1206 domain-containing protein, with translation MADLKQMGQQTASTLKGGVEGAQQAAARATHHAAPWLEALARFGYASKGVVYGTVGLLALSVALGRGGATTDTKGALLRLQDLPAGTLLIWLLTLGLIGYALWQLIRAALDPEDQGHEAKGVVKRAGYAFSGVANLGLAVFTARLALAGNAARSQNSEDQVAGTVLNLPGGQLWLALGGLILLAVAANQLYVAYGAKFMKRVTFTDLPARTCDLLKRIGQVGIASRGVLMVIMGVFALLAAWHRKASETVGIGEALTWLRTQPSGNLLLGAVALGTLCYGVWCVVQARYRRIRIEGAA
- a CDS encoding bifunctional nicotinamide-nucleotide adenylyltransferase/Nudix hydroxylase, with the protein product MTASSTPSPTPRRRRTFGVYIGRFEPPHAAHLAVMLEALQSVQKLIVVIGSARAARNIKNPFTAEERQDLISRMLQDAGIPKPRVLFVHVRDYHYNEALWLSEVQAGVTAHTRGSSDVALIGHIKDESSYYLRSFPAWEFIPTHVVSDLSATDVRRAYFEGHPDTVQGMVPPAVHAFLTTFQTTPDYRDLRDEYEYLARYRAAWKDAPHPPIFVTTDAVITRSGHVLLVRRGGLPGRGRLAMPGGFLEQKETLLDCCVREVQEETGLGIGLDLKAALRAQAVFDYPDRSLRGRTITHAFHFDLGIGQLPRLSGGSDASEALWMPLSDILASPELFFEDHHAIIEHFVMRG
- a CDS encoding GIY-YIG nuclease family protein, yielding MTPDKPYYVYALKDPRQHPARPFYIGKGTGTRAHDHLIRPDYTPKGDRIREIEGAGAQVLVSYLVEHLTEPEALRLEAELIAAFGTQASGGLLTNTVLPSGLGGKARPGLTVPAGAPEKAQMGLTLLKDAVLEFAQANPGGVKNAEVASLLGLRSDYGGGSKDYLSYSLLGLLMREGKIGRSGKGRHVAQVK
- a CDS encoding carbohydrate ABC transporter permease yields the protein MTANAPVTTPAATAAPRRPIKPGRVVMYALLVLAALFFLVPVYLLVATALKSPDAINLSTTWHWPAALNWASFSDAWSKIGGNVLNSLFLAVTATLFSALLGSLNGYALSKWKFRGANTLFALMLFGMFIPYQAVLIPLFQFIKSLGLYGSIWGLILAHVVYGIPITTLIFRNFYADVPDALIEAATIDGAGFWQIYGRVIFPISIPGFVVVIIWQFTQVWNEFLFAATLTNTTSQPVTYALSQLAGGQAVSWNLPMAGAILAALPTLLVYILLGRYFVRGLLAGSVKG
- a CDS encoding methylglyoxal synthase, with translation MQRMAPNPSRQVALIAHDKKKLELALFALNHRAVLGQFHLVATGTTGGILEKQTGLSVERVLSGPLGGDQQIGARLAEERVLAVFFFRDPLTAQPHEPDVSALVRLCDVHDIPLATNPASAEALMLWLREQLT